ATCGCCAGCGAAGTTGTCGTTCAGTCGGCGGTGACAGGGTACGCCTCGGGTAACGAGAAACTGTTTACCAGGGGGCAGGTAGGAAACGCGCTTTGCGGGGTTAGATGCGTCGGCCCATGACCACGATGGGAATTTGTAGACAAGGTAGTCGCCTGCGAGAACGAATTCCTCGGGAGTGATCTGGCCGGTGTTGCGGAAAGTGGAGGTGCGGGACACTGGGGCAAGACGGTCTCTCCAAGTGGAGAGAGTAGAATGGAGAATATtcatagtaatagtagtaaCCTCCGTGGAGTGTATCAGAGCAGATAATCTGGTGGTGTGGTATAAGGCAAGGAGAAATGAAGGGAGGGAGAAGCTGTTGTGATCGAAGCAGCTTATCAGTAATGTGGCGGTCTATGGCGGCACGCGGGGTACATCATGTGGCTGAGGCAGTGGATGTCATGGATCACGTCCAACAAATTCCTGAGACTAATGGAACGGTTGAGTCATGCAATTATTTTCTGACTAAACTTAAGGCTGAAATACTGTATCATACTTCATATTCTATTGGATTATGTTCGAATGGTATAACCAATCATTGCCTTCTACATACAGAGACTCACCTCGACCCTGCTCGGTATGTTTATGGTCCAAGAGCTGCAGCAAGGCCGTGTTCCTGCCAACAGACTCAGGGCTAAATAAGGATTTTGTCAAGCACTATATTGCCTCAAGGAAGAGCCCACAGAGCAAGAGACCATAGTCTCTTCCCCAGATGGGGCCGAGCGATACGAGGTCTACGCTCGTTCCCACTCCATTTGTCCGTTCTCTGACCAACGGTTGATGGAATGGTAGCATCTAAATGCTCTTCAATGATGTGCGTGCCACAGACGTGAGGAAAATGTTGCGCTTGATGCCGTTGTCTTCTCTCACTCGCCTTCTGCCATCATTCTGCGCCTCTCAATCTCTGCCTCAACTTCGTCCACAACTATAGGTATCGCTCGGCCCTTCCATTTCTCTATTTCCGCCCGCGCAAAGCCCTCCATACTTCTCATGCCTACCACTAGGAACCCGAGTTCTTCCCGATCCACATCAAAGACTTCCCACCACTCGCCATCAACCAACTTTACCCCGACTTCTCGTGCTGCCAGGTATATAGAAGAAACAGCAAGGGCGTTGGGTTGGTGTGTCACATATAGCAGCTGTGGTGATAGAAGAGCTGCGTTCAGATGCTCAAACACCCTTTGCGCAACAGCAGAAGACGATACACCAAGGGTCTGAAGGTAGGTTAACGCGATCGTATGGGGCAGGGCAACATGGGTATTGAAGCCCAGTGTGCGCAAAATTATCGATTCGGTTCGGAGCAGCACCATTCGCTGGCTCTGGTAGCCCCCCTCGGATAGACAGTATGTCTCAGGGGAGGGCTTCTCCGATACCCCCTTCGGGTTGATGAACCACAAAGGAGAAGCGTCCTTCGATACAAGGAAGTTGTAAACATTCAATACCGACCGTGGTGATGTAGGCTGGAAGGATAGCTTGGCCGTCATATATAGAGCTGCAGCAGAGACATCCTATAAAAGTCGCGACATCAGCAATGCTCCTCCTTAGATTTATGGAGTAGTGACGTGATTCCGACCTTGACAGAGTAAAATCGAAGGCTCCCGCCTTCAGCACCTATCCAGAACCGGGTAAATGTCACAATGGCCTGCGCGATAATATCTTGCGACAATCGAAGCAATACCCCAGCAGCTTGGGTGAGTTGAGTGCCGGCAAATCGAATAG
This DNA window, taken from Aspergillus flavus chromosome 5, complete sequence, encodes the following:
- a CDS encoding autophagocytosis associated protein codes for the protein MARSSADGLKYLSNALATPEQLSNSSSAIDGVAPELEASIRFAGTQLTQAAGVLLRLSQDIIAQAIVTFTRFWIGAEGGSLRFYSVKDVSAAALYMTAKLSFQPTSPRSVLNVYNFLVSKDASPLWFINPKGVSEKPSPETYCLSEGGYQSQRMVLLRTESIILRTLGFNTHVALPHTIALTYLQTLGVSSSAVAQRVFEHLNAALLSPQLLYVTHQPNALAVSSIYLAAREVGVKLVDGEWWEVFDVDREELGFLVVGMRSMEGFARAEIEKWKGRAIPIVVDEVEAEIERRRMMAEGDPESVGRNTALLQLLDHKHTEQGRGESLLSALIHSTEVTTITMNILHSTLSTWRDRLAPVSRTSTFRNTGQITPEEFVLAGDYLVYKFPSWSWADASNPAKRVSYLPPGKQFLVTRGVPCHRRLNDNFAGDAGHDDELVRDMLSGGTGGVDDDGWLRTGGGQDSADRQENRIKDVRTVDESGNMGEREEEEDEIPDMEDEDDDEEAIIRDPASGTTQPTRTYNLYITYSNFYRTPRLYMSGYLSPSEPLPPHLMMEDVVGDYKDKTVTLEDFPWYDGNVKMASVHPCRHASVMKTLLDRADAALKLRREKLKQAQSDPSKAPSVGESGLEGLVDDIKALSLSDQQQHGSDKSGGDEWEVLQHDEEEQVAIRVDQYLVVFLKFIASVTPGIEHDFTMGV